The nucleotide window AGTTCGCCAAGGAGCGCGCGTACCTGGAAAAGAAGCTGGTGCGTACCGAAGAGCAGTGGCTGGAGCTCTCGGCGGAACTGGAAGGCGGCTGAAGCCCGCACGAGGAGGCACAATGGCGACGCTGACGACCATCGGCTTCGATGCCGACGACACGCTCTGGCACAACGAGCGCAATTTCCGCCTGACGGAAGAGCGCTTCACCGACCTGCTCGCCGACTACAGCGACAGGGACAACCTGACGGAGCGCCTGCTGGCGGCGGAGCGGCGCAACCTGCGCCTCTACGGCTATGGGGTGAAGGGCTTCACCCTGTCGATGATCGAGACGGCCATCGAGGTCACGGAAGGAAAGGCCCCCGCCTCGGTGATCGGCGAGATCCTGGACGCCGGCCGCAACATGCTTTCCCATCCCGTGGAGCCGCTTCCCCACGTGGAAGAGACGCTGCAGGCCTTGAAAGGCAATTTCCGTCTTGTGCTGATCACCAAGGGCGACCTGTTCGACCAGGAGCGCAAGGTGGCCGAATCCGGGCTCGGCGACCATTTCGATGCGGTCGAGATCGTGCCGGAAAAGACCGCCGAGACCTACCGCACGCTGTTCTCGCGCCATGGCGACGGCGCGGCCCGGGCGATGATGGTCGGCAACTCGCTGAAGTCGGACGTCGTGCCGGCGCTCGATGCCGGCAGCCATGGCGTCCATGTACCCTACGAGATCACCTGGGCGCTGGAACACGCCGACATGCCGGCTGGCCGCGACCGCTTTCACCAGGTGGCGCATCTGGGAGAGTTGCAGACGCTGCTTTCGCGATTGAGGTGATCGGACGAGACCGGCACACCGCAGCTAGCTGCCCTGCCCGTCCCCGGCCGGCTCCATCTGCGGATGATATTCCAGCGCCCGGAACTTGCCCTCGGCCTTGGCCCGGTACATCGCCACATCCGCCCGCCGCATCAGCTCTGCCGGATCGATCGGCTCGCGGGTCGAGGCATGCCCGATACTTGCCGTAACCTGCAATTGGTAGCGCCCGACGGTAAAGGGAAGCGAAAAGGCCTCGATGACCTGCTGCGCCAGCACGTCCGGTGGCGTGTCATGGATCTGTGCCAACGCGAACTCGTCGCCGCCGAGCCGGCCGGCCGCGACGAAGTGATTGCCGAAGCCCGCGAGCCGCACCGCCACAGCGGCGATCAGCAGATCGCCGACGGCATGCCCCCATGTGTCGTTGACCTGCTTGAAGCCGTCGAGGTCCAGCATGTGCAGAGCCAGCGGACGTGAGGGAGAGGCCTCCGCCGCCAGCTTTTCGAGCACCTCGAGAAAGCCGCTGCGGTTGAGCGTGCCCGTCAGCGTGTCGCGCTTGGCCTCGTATTCGGCGGCAGCCGCGATTCGGCGCAAGCGCAGCGATTCGATAAAGCCGGCCGCCAGCACCATGAGGAAGAACACGACCAGCGT belongs to Stappia indica and includes:
- a CDS encoding HAD family hydrolase is translated as MATLTTIGFDADDTLWHNERNFRLTEERFTDLLADYSDRDNLTERLLAAERRNLRLYGYGVKGFTLSMIETAIEVTEGKAPASVIGEILDAGRNMLSHPVEPLPHVEETLQALKGNFRLVLITKGDLFDQERKVAESGLGDHFDAVEIVPEKTAETYRTLFSRHGDGAARAMMVGNSLKSDVVPALDAGSHGVHVPYEITWALEHADMPAGRDRFHQVAHLGELQTLLSRLR